From Psychrobium sp. MM17-31, the proteins below share one genomic window:
- a CDS encoding HD domain-containing phosphohydrolase — translation MNAPKEPVSLTAKCHQQQAQLNATLEQLTQELTLGAIKRLKAQILVLSEWLFSLNEDNSDLVLGQALTFPNAYLPHTNQAFCQGIIAAKFAHRQHYHGQHAKLLISSALTMNISLLLNGVSQKLFEQQKLTPQQLKQYQQHPISSAQFLNKYHVVEKSALSDIVSHREHLDGSGFPTKVSHQQLTANMRMLSLIAKFTELTSPRINRQGYRIKQALSYLLKYQAHYDIALLNQLITLVDKPLPGLIYKLNKIQHGLVSQVSHYTNEVTCYPFSIENGELQLDSETTTNEIDKQKHYTAPPSAISLRLINQCLNEFIDEPLEDISDHTQRLKPSDDLSLLLTELNAHIPDKETISDLIARQPVLGDQLVQYLQLQYPSSQFNSSFHALQMAGFSQAKPLLSRLALESQLSQFTFVGSAMLRQKINFTIAASQLIAQHCQQVLPHQLAIFVLLNLAPLYLERQIINSPRVKNTDISQCQLHHAYSIAGHNNNAKQAKISMALAKIWAPQAHVINALSSMSKPDNASAYERELIAAFEIALYITHHVFHHLSLKALVADNHLSAKLRQLKVKASALQNIINQSLTSQPMCEL, via the coding sequence ATGAATGCGCCAAAAGAGCCAGTGTCATTAACAGCAAAATGTCATCAGCAACAAGCTCAGCTTAACGCAACGTTAGAGCAACTGACGCAAGAATTAACCCTAGGTGCAATCAAACGCCTTAAAGCACAAATATTGGTGTTGAGTGAATGGTTATTTAGTCTCAATGAAGACAATAGCGACCTCGTATTGGGCCAAGCGTTAACCTTCCCTAACGCTTATTTACCTCACACTAATCAGGCTTTTTGCCAAGGCATCATCGCCGCCAAGTTTGCTCATCGCCAACACTATCACGGTCAGCACGCTAAGCTACTTATTAGCAGCGCGTTAACCATGAACATCAGCCTATTGCTAAACGGCGTATCGCAAAAACTATTTGAACAACAAAAACTCACACCGCAACAACTTAAGCAATATCAACAGCACCCCATTAGCAGCGCGCAGTTTCTCAATAAATATCACGTCGTTGAAAAGAGTGCTTTAAGCGACATAGTCAGCCATCGCGAACATCTTGATGGCAGTGGTTTTCCCACCAAAGTGAGCCACCAGCAATTGACTGCCAATATGCGAATGTTGAGTCTGATTGCAAAGTTTACCGAGCTCACATCACCGCGTATCAATCGACAGGGCTATCGCATCAAGCAAGCATTGAGTTACCTGCTAAAATATCAAGCTCACTATGATATTGCTCTGCTTAATCAGCTAATTACCTTAGTCGATAAGCCACTGCCTGGATTAATTTACAAACTTAATAAAATCCAGCACGGCCTCGTAAGCCAAGTGAGCCATTACACCAACGAAGTCACTTGTTACCCATTTAGTATTGAGAACGGGGAATTACAGCTCGATTCAGAAACCACAACAAATGAAATCGATAAACAGAAACACTACACAGCACCACCAAGCGCCATCTCACTGCGCTTAATCAATCAATGCTTAAATGAGTTTATTGACGAGCCACTGGAAGATATTAGCGACCATACACAGCGTCTGAAGCCAAGCGATGACCTATCCTTACTGCTAACCGAGCTAAATGCTCATATTCCCGACAAAGAAACCATAAGCGATCTAATTGCACGCCAACCAGTTCTTGGCGATCAACTTGTCCAATACTTACAGCTGCAATATCCAAGCAGTCAGTTTAATAGCAGCTTTCACGCGTTGCAGATGGCAGGTTTTTCACAAGCAAAGCCACTATTATCTCGCCTAGCTCTTGAGTCGCAGCTCAGCCAATTTACCTTTGTTGGCAGTGCGATGCTACGGCAAAAAATCAACTTCACCATTGCCGCAAGCCAATTGATTGCACAGCACTGTCAGCAAGTATTGCCGCATCAATTAGCTATTTTTGTGCTGCTCAATTTAGCTCCGTTGTATTTAGAGCGACAAATCATCAATAGCCCGCGTGTAAAAAACACCGATATCAGCCAATGTCAGTTACATCACGCCTATAGTATTGCCGGCCACAATAACAACGCTAAACAAGCAAAAATCAGCATGGCGTTAGCTAAGATCTGGGCGCCGCAAGCTCATGTTATTAATGCCCTTTCGTCAATGAGTAAACCGGATAACGCATCAGCTTACGAGCGTGAGTTGATTGCCGCATTCGAAATAGCGCTATACATCACTCATCACGTCTTCCATCACCTATCACTCAAAGCATTAGTGGCTGACAACCACCTTAGTGCCAAGCTGCGTCAACTCAAAGTAAAAGCCAGCGCTTTACAAAATATCATCAATCAATCGCTGACTAGCCAACCGATGTGTGAGCTGTAA
- a CDS encoding DUF423 domain-containing protein, translated as MKLIYRLLWVFIALNGATFVGLNAYASHAKRFVDYPQFLTIFESATTQHAIHVLALLAIAIVSLMRPSRWLVMSAGFFTLGIVLFSYTLYLFSVTGVKIAGFLTPIGGVCFMLGWLSLIGIAFTKTSPAAERINE; from the coding sequence ATGAAACTAATTTATCGATTATTGTGGGTTTTTATTGCCCTTAACGGTGCCACTTTTGTGGGATTGAATGCCTATGCCAGCCATGCCAAACGCTTTGTTGATTATCCACAGTTTTTAACGATTTTTGAAAGCGCGACGACGCAACATGCCATTCACGTATTGGCGTTGTTGGCTATCGCTATTGTTAGCTTGATGCGACCAAGTCGTTGGTTAGTGATGAGTGCGGGGTTTTTCACACTCGGCATCGTGCTTTTTAGCTATACCTTGTATCTATTTAGTGTCACTGGCGTTAAAATCGCAGGCTTTTTAACACCCATTGGCGGTGTGTGTTTTATGTTGGGCTGGTTGTCGCTTATTGGTATCGCTTTTACCAAGACATCACCTGCTGCGGAGCGAATAAATGAATAA
- the rlmM gene encoding 23S rRNA (cytidine(2498)-2'-O)-methyltransferase RlmM, which produces MNNGLLLYCRRGFEKECAGEIDQLASEQEVYGYCVVKDNSGYVNYITPDLASADKLARQIPFTKLVFARQMIVTVAKLSDLPSDDRVSAILARCDDLPLCGDIRVETPDTNEAKELLGFCRKFTVPLRGALRKHGSLTKKEHNKKPVLHLMMLDSGNGYLGYSYPDNSSADFMGISRLKFPSEAPSRSTLKLEEAILLFLPKDTIEQRMHSGMTGVDLGACPGGWTYQLVRRGLFVSAVDNGPMAQSLMNTGQVTHFTEDGFKFRPEKTVDWMICDMVEKPIMVADLMSDWLINDWCRATIFNLKLPMKKRFVEVYKCLELIESKLRKAGLIYNLQCKHLYHDREEVTVSIELLNRRK; this is translated from the coding sequence ATGAATAATGGGTTATTGCTGTATTGTCGTCGTGGATTCGAAAAAGAATGTGCGGGAGAAATAGATCAGCTAGCAAGTGAACAAGAAGTCTATGGCTATTGCGTGGTCAAAGATAATTCTGGCTATGTCAATTACATTACGCCTGATCTCGCCTCTGCAGACAAGTTAGCTCGTCAGATCCCATTTACTAAATTGGTATTTGCCCGCCAAATGATTGTGACTGTCGCTAAGCTTAGCGATTTACCAAGTGACGATCGCGTTTCTGCAATTTTAGCGCGCTGTGATGATCTGCCATTGTGTGGTGACATTCGAGTAGAAACACCAGATACCAACGAAGCAAAAGAGTTATTAGGCTTTTGCCGCAAGTTTACTGTGCCATTGCGCGGTGCATTGCGTAAACATGGCAGCTTAACTAAGAAAGAGCATAACAAGAAACCTGTTTTGCACTTGATGATGTTAGATTCTGGTAATGGTTATTTAGGCTATTCATATCCTGATAATAGCTCTGCCGATTTTATGGGCATTTCACGTCTTAAATTTCCAAGTGAAGCACCTAGTCGTTCAACGCTCAAGCTTGAAGAAGCAATCTTATTATTCTTGCCGAAAGACACGATTGAACAGCGCATGCATTCTGGGATGACAGGCGTTGATTTAGGGGCTTGTCCTGGCGGCTGGACCTATCAGCTAGTTCGCCGCGGCTTATTTGTTAGCGCAGTGGATAACGGGCCTATGGCGCAATCACTCATGAATACTGGTCAAGTAACTCATTTTACGGAAGATGGTTTTAAATTTAGACCTGAGAAAACTGTCGATTGGATGATTTGTGACATGGTGGAAAAGCCAATTATGGTGGCAGATTTAATGTCTGATTGGCTGATTAACGATTGGTGTCGCGCGACAATTTTCAATTTGAAATTACCGATGAAAAAGCGCTTTGTTGAAGTATATAAATGTTTGGAGTTAATCGAATCGAAATTACGCAAAGCGGGACTAATTTACAACTTGCAATGTAAGCACCTATATCACGATCGCGAAGAAGTGACTGTCTCAATTGAGCTACTTAATCGTAGAAAATAG
- a CDS encoding transcriptional regulator GcvA has translation MSRRLPPLNSLRAFETAARHLSFTKAAEELFVTQAAVSHQIKALEEHLSIKLFRRKNRALLLTEEGQSYFLDIKDTFTALSDATEKLLSKTASGSLTVASQPSFAIQWLVPRLAQFSELHPEIDVRIKAIDLDEDFLEDDVDIAIYYGRGNWSGVRADKLRDEYLIPVCAPSLLTGDNPLNKPEDLNNHTLLHDHSRKDWKQWCRNAGATEVNVNQGPIFSLSSLVLQAAIYGQGVALGYSVFSRPDIEAGRLVCPFDQVLPSKDAYYIVCEDNQSELGKIKAFREWMLNLFAQEQDSSRLPGRL, from the coding sequence GTGTCCAGAAGATTACCCCCATTAAATTCATTGCGAGCTTTTGAAACTGCCGCTAGACACTTGAGTTTTACTAAGGCTGCCGAGGAGCTTTTTGTGACGCAGGCCGCTGTTTCTCATCAAATAAAAGCATTGGAAGAACATCTTTCCATAAAATTATTTAGACGAAAAAATCGCGCACTGTTGTTAACTGAAGAAGGGCAGTCATATTTCTTAGACATTAAAGATACCTTTACTGCGCTTTCAGATGCCACAGAAAAACTATTGTCAAAAACGGCAAGTGGTTCGTTAACTGTAGCCTCACAACCAAGTTTCGCGATTCAATGGTTGGTACCGCGCTTAGCGCAATTTAGTGAATTGCATCCTGAGATTGATGTAAGGATCAAAGCTATCGATCTCGATGAAGACTTTTTAGAGGATGATGTCGATATCGCGATTTACTACGGTCGCGGTAATTGGTCAGGAGTACGAGCGGATAAACTGCGGGATGAATACTTAATTCCGGTGTGTGCACCTTCGTTGTTGACAGGTGATAATCCACTTAACAAACCGGAAGACCTCAATAATCATACCTTATTACACGACCATTCTCGTAAAGACTGGAAACAATGGTGCCGTAATGCTGGCGCAACTGAAGTTAATGTCAATCAAGGGCCAATTTTCAGCTTGTCGTCACTGGTGTTACAGGCGGCGATTTACGGACAGGGCGTAGCGCTGGGTTACAGTGTGTTTTCTCGACCAGATATCGAGGCTGGTCGTTTAGTTTGTCCTTTTGATCAAGTGTTACCAAGTAAAGATGCGTATTACATCGTTTGTGAAGATAATCAAAGTGAGCTTGGAAAAATTAAGGCGTTTCGTGAGTGGATGCTTAACTTGTTCGCCCAAGAGCAAGACAGTAGCCGCTTACCGGGGAGATTATAA
- the kdsA gene encoding 3-deoxy-8-phosphooctulonate synthase — translation MEQKTISVGKIDVANDKPFTLFGGMNVLESRDMAMRIAEKYVEVTDKLGIPYIFKASFDKANRSSINSFRGPGMEEGLRIFEEIKNTFNVPLITDVHEPYQAAPVAEIVDVIQLPAFLSRQTDLVTAMAKTDAVINIKKAQFLAPEEMRHILTKFNEAGNDKLMLCERGTSFGYNNLVVDMLGFGIMKQTGYPIIFDVTHALQRPGGRSDSAGGRRAQVTQLGLAGMSQGIGGLFLESHPDPDNAKCDGPCALPLDRLEAFLSQMKAIDEVTKSLPEIDTGS, via the coding sequence ATGGAACAAAAAACAATTTCTGTTGGCAAGATTGATGTTGCTAACGACAAGCCGTTCACCTTATTTGGTGGTATGAACGTATTAGAGTCGCGTGATATGGCGATGCGTATCGCCGAGAAGTACGTCGAAGTGACGGACAAATTAGGCATCCCTTATATCTTTAAGGCATCTTTCGACAAAGCGAATCGCTCGTCGATTAACTCTTTCCGTGGCCCAGGTATGGAAGAGGGTTTACGTATTTTTGAAGAGATTAAAAATACCTTTAACGTTCCTTTGATTACTGATGTACATGAACCGTATCAAGCGGCGCCTGTGGCTGAGATTGTTGATGTTATTCAACTGCCAGCATTCTTATCACGTCAAACTGATTTGGTAACGGCGATGGCGAAGACTGATGCGGTAATCAATATCAAGAAAGCGCAATTCTTAGCGCCTGAAGAAATGCGTCATATCCTGACTAAGTTTAATGAAGCGGGTAACGACAAGCTGATGTTGTGTGAACGCGGTACTTCGTTTGGTTACAATAACCTAGTGGTAGACATGCTTGGCTTTGGCATTATGAAGCAAACGGGTTATCCGATTATTTTTGACGTAACTCATGCGCTACAACGTCCAGGTGGCCGTAGTGATAGTGCTGGTGGTCGTCGCGCGCAGGTTACTCAATTAGGTTTGGCTGGCATGAGCCAAGGTATTGGTGGTTTATTCTTAGAATCGCACCCAGATCCTGATAACGCGAAATGTGACGGTCCATGTGCATTGCCATTAGATCGTTTAGAAGCATTTTTATCGCAAATGAAAGCGATTGATGAAGTGACTAAATCACTGCCAGAAATTGATACTGGTAGCTAA
- a CDS encoding DUF819 family protein, with amino-acid sequence MNTALITNDAVVLGLLATILGGVFYASNHPTFKKIFTYVPALLFCYFLPSLLNTFGIVDGDASQVYYIASRYLLPACLVLLLLNLDLKAIFNLGPKAVIMFLTGTLGIVIGGPIALLIMSAVSPEIIGVDGPNAVWRGMTTVAGSWIGGGANQAAMKEVYEVGGDIFSAMVTVDIIVANVWMAVILILAGNAKKIDAKTGADTSAIDALREKAEAYKAANDRNPSLTDLMLIVAIGFGFTALAHIFADTVTPYFVENHPELKKLSFHSKFFWLIVSVSIMGLILSFTKARNLEAVGASKVGTIYLYILVASIGLHMDVLKIFNAFSLFVLGGIWMLVHAVLMLTVAKLIKAPLFFMAVGSQANVGGAASAPVVASAFHPALAPVGVLLAVFGYLLGTFAAWFCGQILQVIAVA; translated from the coding sequence ATGAATACCGCATTAATTACCAATGATGCAGTGGTACTTGGCTTGCTCGCCACCATTCTCGGTGGTGTTTTCTACGCAAGTAACCATCCAACGTTTAAGAAAATATTCACCTATGTTCCTGCATTGTTGTTTTGTTACTTCCTTCCTTCATTACTAAACACCTTTGGGATTGTTGATGGTGATGCATCTCAGGTGTATTACATTGCGTCACGTTATCTCTTGCCAGCTTGTTTAGTATTGCTTCTACTTAATTTAGATTTGAAAGCTATCTTTAATCTCGGGCCTAAAGCCGTGATTATGTTTTTAACCGGAACACTAGGTATCGTGATTGGTGGTCCAATTGCGCTACTCATTATGTCGGCCGTGAGCCCTGAAATTATTGGTGTTGACGGACCAAACGCTGTATGGCGAGGAATGACGACTGTTGCAGGAAGTTGGATTGGCGGTGGTGCTAACCAAGCTGCTATGAAAGAGGTTTATGAAGTTGGCGGTGATATTTTCTCGGCAATGGTAACCGTTGATATTATTGTCGCTAACGTTTGGATGGCGGTAATTTTAATTCTGGCGGGCAATGCTAAGAAAATTGACGCAAAGACGGGCGCGGATACATCAGCAATTGATGCTTTACGTGAAAAAGCTGAAGCTTACAAAGCTGCTAATGATAGAAATCCATCGTTAACTGATTTAATGCTAATTGTTGCTATAGGTTTTGGTTTCACCGCTTTGGCGCATATTTTTGCTGATACTGTAACGCCTTATTTTGTTGAAAATCATCCTGAGCTAAAGAAGCTAAGTTTCCACAGTAAATTCTTCTGGTTAATTGTTTCTGTTTCTATCATGGGATTGATTTTATCGTTTACAAAAGCACGTAATTTAGAAGCGGTTGGCGCTTCTAAAGTGGGTACCATATATTTGTATATCCTTGTTGCTTCAATAGGCTTACACATGGATGTATTAAAAATCTTTAATGCATTTAGCTTATTTGTATTAGGTGGTATTTGGATGTTAGTTCACGCTGTTTTGATGTTAACGGTAGCTAAACTAATTAAAGCACCATTATTCTTTATGGCTGTCGGCTCTCAAGCAAATGTAGGCGGTGCTGCGTCTGCGCCAGTTGTTGCGTCGGCATTCCACCCAGCGTTGGCTCCTGTCGGTGTACTATTAGCGGTTTTTGGTTACTTATTGGGTACCTTTGCTGCGTGGTTCTGTGGACAAATTTTACAAGTTATAGCAGTCGCTTAG
- a CDS encoding SirB2 family protein, translated as MENLYLPIKHLHMTLVAFSVLFFVIRAGLMFMKKPIHDKKWAKMTSRIADTFLLVSAILLCTIISQYPFADNWLTEKVLCLVAYIILAYVALYRAQTTKTKILTTVGAVGWVLIAGKIAVMKQAMFLG; from the coding sequence ATGGAAAATTTATACCTGCCAATTAAGCACCTTCACATGACTCTTGTTGCCTTTAGCGTACTATTTTTCGTTATTCGCGCTGGCTTGATGTTTATGAAGAAACCTATTCATGACAAAAAGTGGGCGAAGATGACTTCGCGTATCGCCGATACTTTCTTACTCGTTTCTGCCATCCTGTTATGTACCATCATTAGTCAGTATCCGTTTGCTGACAACTGGTTGACTGAAAAAGTGTTGTGTTTAGTGGCTTATATTATTCTCGCATACGTAGCGCTTTATCGCGCGCAAACCACTAAAACGAAAATTCTTACTACTGTCGGTGCCGTTGGCTGGGTGCTCATCGCAGGTAAAATTGCCGTCATGAAGCAAGCAATGTTTTTAGGGTAA
- a CDS encoding isocitrate dehydrogenase — protein sequence MTQTTITVIPGDGIGPSIIDSALQILDKVGCNFNYEFAKAGLTALEETDELLPQETLDLIAKNKVTLKGPLTTPIGAGFTSINVSLRKQFGLYANLRPVLSFKGTKARYDNIDIITIRENTQGMYSGVGQVVSEDGTSAEAMSVITREGAEKIVTFAYELARKEGRNKVTAVHKANILKSTSGLFLEVAREVGERYPEIESSEMIVDNTCMQLVMNPEQFDVIVTTNLFGDILSDLCAGLVGGLGMAPGANIGENAAIFEAVHGSAPDIAGKNLANPTSVILASIQMLEYLDMGDKAEKIREALKDVIASGDRTTRDLGGEHGTTDFTQAMLDRL from the coding sequence ATGACACAAACAACTATTACAGTAATTCCGGGCGACGGCATTGGCCCAAGCATTATCGACTCAGCACTACAAATCCTCGACAAAGTTGGCTGTAACTTCAACTACGAGTTTGCCAAAGCAGGTTTAACTGCGTTAGAAGAAACTGATGAGTTATTACCACAAGAAACTCTTGATTTGATTGCCAAAAACAAAGTAACCCTTAAAGGTCCTTTAACAACGCCAATCGGTGCTGGTTTTACTTCAATTAACGTAAGCCTACGTAAGCAATTCGGTTTATACGCGAACTTACGCCCAGTGCTTTCTTTCAAAGGTACTAAAGCTCGTTACGACAACATCGACATCATTACTATTCGCGAAAACACGCAAGGTATGTACTCAGGTGTTGGCCAAGTTGTTAGCGAAGATGGTACTTCTGCTGAAGCAATGAGTGTAATCACTCGTGAAGGCGCGGAAAAGATCGTTACTTTCGCTTACGAACTAGCGCGTAAAGAAGGTCGTAATAAGGTAACTGCGGTACACAAAGCCAATATCTTAAAATCAACGTCAGGTCTTTTCCTAGAGGTTGCTCGTGAAGTGGGTGAGCGTTACCCAGAAATCGAATCAAGCGAAATGATCGTCGATAACACTTGTATGCAACTAGTGATGAACCCAGAGCAGTTCGACGTAATCGTAACTACTAACCTGTTCGGCGATATTCTATCTGACTTATGTGCTGGTTTAGTTGGCGGTTTGGGTATGGCACCAGGTGCAAACATCGGTGAAAACGCGGCGATCTTCGAAGCTGTTCACGGCAGTGCACCAGACATCGCAGGTAAAAACCTAGCAAACCCAACATCAGTAATCTTGGCTTCTATCCAGATGCTTGAATACTTAGACATGGGTGACAAAGCTGAGAAAATCCGTGAAGCACTAAAAGATGTAATCGCTTCAGGTGACCGCACGACTCGCGATTTAGGCGGTGAGCACGGTACAACTGACTTCACTCAAGCGATGTTAGATCGTTTATAA
- a CDS encoding tetratricopeptide repeat protein — protein sequence MSLDNELPNIHEIDLLELVQFTSQLSDGDSVSESAYFQLDELLRQVREIARDELSAEGRWRQFKELFYNEWQFTINQDDYFSIESNNLFYFLETRNGNNALSTILVYHLLNLLELEPQIIDFPGPFVLQVDGINGIKIDPLTGKEMPRRLLEGLVRGHLGDHIRLSDEHLEIATIKNVKKRFLVSLKQACLLDEEYDVALLLSELLLTLLPKDPNIIMERGFILQQLDYATGAMEDFSYFVEQCPEHPNSDVLKVHIDKLKDQAIIMH from the coding sequence GTGAGTTTAGATAACGAACTCCCTAATATTCACGAAATCGATTTGTTAGAGCTGGTGCAATTTACGTCTCAGCTCAGTGATGGTGATTCGGTTTCTGAAAGCGCTTACTTTCAACTCGATGAATTGCTAAGACAGGTGCGTGAAATTGCTCGCGATGAACTGTCGGCGGAAGGTCGTTGGCGACAATTCAAAGAGTTGTTTTACAACGAGTGGCAATTCACCATTAATCAAGACGATTACTTTTCGATAGAAAGTAACAACTTGTTTTACTTTCTTGAAACCCGCAATGGGAACAATGCGTTATCGACGATTTTGGTTTATCACCTGCTTAATCTATTAGAGCTAGAGCCACAAATTATCGATTTCCCTGGTCCTTTTGTGCTGCAAGTCGATGGCATCAATGGCATTAAAATCGATCCACTAACAGGCAAAGAAATGCCACGTCGTTTACTAGAAGGATTAGTGCGGGGGCATTTAGGCGATCATATTCGTTTGAGTGATGAGCATTTAGAAATTGCGACTATTAAGAATGTTAAGAAACGTTTTTTAGTCAGCTTAAAACAAGCGTGTTTACTCGATGAAGAGTATGATGTTGCATTATTGCTTAGTGAGTTATTGCTGACCTTATTGCCTAAAGATCCAAACATTATTATGGAACGCGGCTTTATATTACAGCAGCTCGACTATGCTACGGGGGCGATGGAAGACTTCTCTTATTTTGTTGAGCAGTGTCCAGAGCACCCTAATAGTGATGTGTTAAAAGTTCACATCGATAAATTAAAAGACCAAGCAATTATCATGCATTAA